A genomic segment from Tachypleus tridentatus isolate NWPU-2018 unplaced genomic scaffold, ASM421037v1 tig00001730_pilon, whole genome shotgun sequence encodes:
- the LOC143243672 gene encoding UDP-GalNAc:beta-1,3-N-acetylgalactosaminyltransferase 1-like — protein MIQDLKNILMNLRGRWVKTSYIFLWLSTMGWLLFIYTRTIKIQEFQNLANTMDYTIEIKKYQSSVHFPRGVLSLPGPSELLHLKDFRFHNSKLNACESKNPLVLALVHSAPNHFVHRKIIRRTWGSVRHFRNFTFNVAFLLGQTNRRLQSRIYQEMKQYCDIIQGSFVDSYRNLSYKHMMGYKWVMEFCPSAIMIFKVDDDVYVDSFQVLNFLSSTFGLKPFNILACSVMSSGTLTHRKGKWGVTRSEFSFDMYPEYCSGMGYFAFWTLLKIFSQQVYMPHSSGLMIYS, from the coding sequence ATGATACAGGATCTCAAGAACATTTTGATGAATTTGAGAGGTAGATGGGTGAAGACGTCATACATATTCTTATGGTTATCGACTATGGGATGGCTTCTGTTTATCTACACCAGAACGATTAAAATACAAGAGTTCCAGAACCTTGCAAATACAATGGATTACACCATAGAGATTAAGAAATATCAAAGCAGTGTCCACTTTCCTCGAGGAGTCTTGTCACTTCCCGGCCCAAGCGAACTTCTTCATCTCAAGGATTTCAGGTTCCACAATAGTAAACTTAACGCGTGTGAGAGTAAAAATCCACTTGTTCTCGCACTAGTCCATTCAGCTCCTAATCATTTTGTACATCGGAAGATAATTCGACGCACGTGGGGTTCGGTCCGTCACTTTCGAAATTTCACGTTTAATGTTGCTTTTCTTCTCGGCCAAACTAACAGAAGACTACAATCGAGAATTTACCAAGAAATGAAACAGTACTGTGACATCATTCAGGGTTCCTTCGTGGATTCGTACAGAAATTTGTCTTACAAACACATGATGGGCTACAAATGGGTCATGGAGTTCTGTCCGAGCGCCATAATGATATTCAAAGTAGATGATGATGTATATGTTGATAGCTTCCAGGTCTTAAACTTCCTGTCTTCTACTTTCGGTTTGAAGCCCTTCAATATATTAGCTTGTTCTGTCATGTCCTCTGGTACTCTAACTCACAGGAAAGGAAAGTGGGGTGTCACTCGAAGTGAATTCAGTTTTGATATGTATCCAGAGTACTGTTCTGGAATGGGGTACTTCGCTTTTTGGACATTGTTAAAGATATTCTCGCAGCAAGTATATATGCCCCATTCTTCTGGATTGATGATATATTCGTAA